The following proteins are co-located in the Apium graveolens cultivar Ventura chromosome 5, ASM990537v1, whole genome shotgun sequence genome:
- the LOC141661752 gene encoding transcription initiation factor TFIID subunit 8-like, with translation MVVAENGKEVVERSNRLNRFSRNEEFVEAIAKMAVAQVCESSGFQGFQQSALDTLSDIAIRYMNQIGKIAVSNANLSGRNECNVFDVLQGLEDLGMSQGFSGASEIDRGVEGSGIVREISEYVEFSERVPFAYSIPSFPVVKEMKVTESFFKSGGSPPDEHIPTWLPVFPDSETYRSLPVESKGVGDGEMDKSGHIENSKKVEASVSYTHRLLNCNGTDMPADKGNDSSSKRATDSNPFLAAPRRSSEKQVSSVVLPAKFAEEDTALNNPAATNQVAVLEAFASATDLVKDCAFDSEETRKKALPDNRPAVQFKLRTSKNLVGTSISIHKEQVPNSPSSIKNENMKDDRKRRAEQILKESLENQHELAQL, from the coding sequence ATGGTGGTGGCTGAGAATGGAAAAGAGGTAGTAGAAAGGAGTAATCGATTAAATAGGTTTTCGAGAAATGAGGAATTTGTAGAGGCTATTGCTAAGATGGCTGTAGCTCAAGTGTGTGAGAGTTCGGGGTTTCAGGGGTTTCAACAGTCTGCGTTGGATACGCTTTCGGATATTGCTATTAGGTATATGAATCAGATAGGAAAGATTGCAGTTTCTAATGCAAATTTGTCGGGTAGGAATGAGTGTAATGTGTTTGATGTATTGCAAGGGTTGGAGGATTTGGGTATGTCCCAGGGTTTTTCTGGTGCTTCGGAGATCGATCGTGGTGTTGAGGGGTCGGGGATTGTTAGGGAGATTTCTGAGTATGTTGAATTTTCTGAGAGGGTCCCATTTGCATATTCAATTCCTAGTTTTCCGGTTGTTAAAGAGATGAAGGTGACAGAGAGTTTTTTTAAAAGTGGAGGATCGCCTCCAGATGAACATATACCCACATGGTTGCCTGTGTTTCCTGATTCTGAAACATATAGGTCTTTGCCTGTGGAGAGTAAGGGAGTAGGGGACGGAGAGATGGATAAATCTGGGCATATTGAAAATTCGAAAAAGGTTGAAGCTTCTGTGTCATATACGCATCGGCTATTGAATTGTAATGGAACTGATATGCCTGCAGACAAGGGTAATGATTCTTCTTCGAAACGAGCAACGGATAGTAATCCTTTCCTTGCAGCGCCTCGACGTTCTAGTGAGAAGCAAGTCTCTTCAGTCGTTCTTCCTGCAAAATTTGCTGAGGAAGACACGGCGCTAAATAACCCAGCTGCAACAAATCAGGTAGCTGTGCTTGAGGCATTTGCCTCAGCTACTGATTTAGTTAAAGATTGTGCATTTGACTCAGAAGAGACGAGGAAAAAGGCTTTACCTGATAATAGACCTGCTGTTCAATTTAAGCTGCGTACTAGCAAGAACCTTGTTGGGACATCGATAAGCATACACAAGGAACAAGTTCCAAATAGCCCCTCGTCCATTAAAAATGAGAACATGAAGGATGACAGGAAAAGAAGAGCAGAACAAATCCTGAAAGAGTCTTTGGAAAATCAGCATGAGCTGGCTCAGTTGTAA